A genome region from Nicotiana tabacum cultivar K326 chromosome 13, ASM71507v2, whole genome shotgun sequence includes the following:
- the LOC107813777 gene encoding inositol oxygenase 2-like codes for MTLLVAQTEHGAEFENKKVTTDAEELLLDGGFVVPKNVSNDGFVVPGNNAFGNSFRDYNAETERKKIVEELYRQSHINQTYDFVKKMREEYGKVNRVEMSIWECCELLNEVVDDSDPDLDEPQIQHLLQTAEAIRKDYPNEDWLHLTALIHDLGKVLLLPSFGGLPQWAVVGDTFPLGCAFDESNVLYEQFKGNPDYNNPAYNTKNGVYSEGCGLDNVVMSWGHDDYMYLVAKENKTTLPSAALFIIRYHSFYPLHRAGAYKYLMNEEDHENLKWLHIFNKYDLYSKSRVLIDVEKVKPYYISLVEKYFPAKLKW; via the exons ATGACTCTCCTCGTTGCCCAAACTGAGCATg GAGCAGAATTTGAGAACAAGAAGGTAACTACTGATGCTGAGGAATTGTTACTTGATGGTGGATTTGTTGTGCCAAAGAATGTTTCAAACGATGGATTTGTTGTTCCTGGCAACAATGCATTTGGCAACTCATTCAG GGATTACAATGCAGAAACTGAACGGAAAAAGATCGTGGAGGAGCTCTATCGACAGAGCCACATTAACCAAACATATGATTTT GTGAAAAAGATGAGAGAAGAGTATGGAAAAGTGAATAGAGTTGAGATGAGCATTTGGGAATGTTGTGAACTTCTGAATGAAGTTGTGGATGACAGTGATCCTGATTTGGATGAACCCCAAATTCAGCATTTGTTGCAAACTGCTGAAGCTATTAGGAAAGATTATCCTAATGAAGATTGGTTGCATTTGACTGCCCTTATTCATG ATCTTGGCAAAGTTCTTCTGCTTCCAAGCTTTGGGGGGCTTCCTCAGTGGGCTGTTGTTG GTGACACATTCCCCCTTGGCTGTGCTTTTGATGAATCAAATGTGCTTTATGAg CAATTTAAGGGAAATCCTGATTACAACAATCCAGCTTACAACACAAAAAATGGAGTTTATTCTGAAGGATGTGGCCTTGATAATGTGGTTATGTCTTGGGGACATGATGACTACATGTATTTG GTTGCCAAGGAAAACAAAACTACTTTGCCTTCAGCTGCATTGTTTATCATCCGATACCATTCCTTCTATC CTCTGCACAGGGCAGGGGCATATAAATACTTGATGAATGAGGAGGATCATGAAAATCTGAAATGGCTTCATATTTTCAA CAAATATGATCTTTATAGCAAGAGCAGAGTTTTGATTGATGTGGAGAAAGTGAAACCTTACTACATTTCCCTCGTTGAGAAG TATTTCCCAGCAAAGCTGAAGTGGTGA